One window of Mediterraneibacter gnavus ATCC 29149 genomic DNA carries:
- a CDS encoding AraC family transcriptional regulator, with the protein MSNILFSVFPNENFIDMSLYQFGWEQCQPSHSYGPAARNHYLFHYVISGTGTLMADDTSGITQTYSVKSGQGFMIFPQQITTYIADQKLPWEYVWIEFDGLRVKEILELAGLTKSAPIYHAHSKEMREVLKEEMLYIARNPEQPPFHLIGHLYLFMDALTRSCTREQTNSAGRLRDFYIHEAIAFIEQNFQNDISVEDIAEVCGLNRSYFGKIFKETLGRSPQEFLMNYRMVKATELLKLTQLSISEISNAVGYANPLHFSRAFKNVYGESPRIWRQNHRT; encoded by the coding sequence ATGAGTAATATACTCTTTTCTGTTTTTCCAAACGAAAATTTTATTGATATGAGCCTGTACCAGTTCGGCTGGGAACAGTGTCAGCCTTCCCACTCCTACGGTCCGGCTGCCAGAAATCATTATCTGTTCCATTATGTGATCTCCGGAACCGGTACACTGATGGCCGATGATACTTCCGGAATAACACAGACCTATTCTGTCAAAAGCGGACAGGGATTTATGATCTTCCCGCAGCAGATCACCACCTACATCGCCGACCAGAAGCTTCCCTGGGAATATGTGTGGATCGAATTTGACGGACTTCGCGTAAAAGAAATTCTGGAACTGGCAGGACTGACTAAATCTGCACCAATCTATCATGCACATTCCAAAGAAATGCGGGAAGTTCTGAAAGAAGAAATGCTCTATATTGCACGTAATCCCGAACAGCCGCCTTTTCATCTGATCGGCCATCTCTACCTTTTTATGGATGCGCTCACCCGCTCCTGCACACGTGAACAGACAAACTCTGCCGGCAGACTGCGGGATTTCTATATCCATGAGGCAATTGCATTTATTGAACAGAATTTTCAAAATGATATATCCGTAGAAGATATTGCTGAGGTATGCGGTCTGAACCGCAGCTACTTTGGAAAGATTTTCAAAGAGACTCTGGGGCGTTCACCTCAGGAATTTTTAATGAATTACCGTATGGTAAAAGCTACGGAACTTTTAAAACTTACTCAACTCTCCATCAGTGAGATTTCAAACGCTGTTGGGTATGCCAATCCACTGCATTTTTCGCGTGCTTTCAAAAATGTATATGGGGAATCGCCAAGAATCTGGCGTCAGAATCACAGGACATAA
- a CDS encoding ABC transporter substrate-binding protein, translated as MKKRRNISISVLLIFGMFVCMLTGCSGKSGKEEKVTEIEILQYKQEAAAYFEKVEEKFNATHKNIRLKIESPNDASTIMRTRFIREDYPDIIGIGGDINYSYFLDAEILMNISDYKGLDEIKESYKEIDKNLEFVPTDGVYAVPYAGNAAGILYNKKIFEEHGWKIPQTWSELMNLCDEIQAAGLQPFTMGFKDTWTCLAPWNGLAVDLAPSDVCRQVNQGKTTFTENYREVAEKMLQLLSYGPKDPFAYNYNDACTAFARGEAVMYPIGSYAVPQIQSVNPDMEIDSFVFPGSDKKEENTLNSGIDLQFCVTKECKNKEAAYEVLDFLLEDENVQDYLNEQNSVPCKEGEFELSPMLDGVRQYIEEENMADYQDHYYPSEMAVDAQIQTLLIDKDVDAFLKKFDKDWQRYNRDIIQKVQKYEAEQTHSK; from the coding sequence ATGAAAAAAAGAAGAAATATATCAATAAGCGTTTTACTGATTTTTGGAATGTTTGTATGTATGTTGACAGGCTGCAGTGGAAAAAGCGGGAAAGAGGAGAAAGTCACAGAAATTGAAATCCTGCAGTATAAACAAGAGGCTGCGGCTTATTTTGAAAAAGTGGAAGAAAAGTTTAATGCTACGCACAAAAATATCCGCCTGAAGATTGAATCACCGAATGATGCTTCCACGATCATGAGAACTCGTTTTATCCGGGAAGATTATCCGGATATTATCGGGATCGGCGGCGATATCAATTATTCCTACTTTTTGGATGCCGAGATCCTGATGAATATTTCAGATTACAAAGGACTCGATGAGATTAAAGAGTCTTATAAAGAAATTGACAAAAATCTGGAATTTGTGCCGACAGACGGTGTTTATGCAGTACCGTATGCCGGAAATGCCGCAGGAATTCTTTATAATAAAAAGATTTTTGAAGAACACGGATGGAAGATACCACAGACATGGAGTGAACTTATGAACCTGTGTGACGAAATCCAGGCCGCAGGACTGCAGCCCTTCACTATGGGATTTAAGGACACATGGACCTGTCTTGCACCATGGAATGGCCTGGCAGTAGATCTGGCACCGTCGGATGTATGCCGCCAGGTAAATCAGGGCAAGACAACTTTTACGGAGAATTATCGCGAAGTGGCGGAAAAAATGCTGCAGCTGCTTTCATACGGACCGAAGGATCCGTTTGCTTATAACTACAACGATGCCTGTACAGCGTTTGCAAGAGGAGAGGCAGTCATGTATCCGATCGGAAGCTATGCGGTACCTCAGATTCAGTCAGTGAATCCTGACATGGAAATTGACTCCTTTGTATTTCCGGGAAGTGACAAAAAAGAAGAGAATACATTAAATTCGGGAATCGATCTTCAATTCTGTGTGACAAAAGAATGTAAGAATAAAGAAGCAGCATATGAAGTGTTAGATTTTCTTTTGGAAGATGAAAATGTGCAGGACTATCTGAATGAGCAGAACAGTGTACCGTGCAAAGAGGGAGAGTTTGAACTCTCACCGATGCTGGACGGTGTCAGACAATATATCGAAGAAGAAAATATGGCAGATTATCAGGATCACTATTATCCGTCAGAAATGGCAGTCGATGCGCAGATACAGACACTTCTGATCGACAAAGATGTAGATGCATTTCTGAAGAAATTTGACAAAGACTGGCAGAGATATAATCGGGATATCATACAGAAGGTGCAGAAATATGAAGCAGAACAGACACACAGTAAATAG
- a CDS encoding carbohydrate ABC transporter permease, whose product MSMKKMNERKRTFLLMTIPVVALFFCFNTLPLLKGVMYSFTNFKGFGSYDWVGVRNYMDLFQDVRVGNSYWFTFKLAIVTTIVVNVISLLLAMALNSKIRAKSFFRGAYFLPNILGALVVGYIFNYFFTYILPAVGEMIGWETLSSSLLSSKNLAWIAIVIVCAWQAIAMNTIIYISGLQTVPEDVYEAGAIDGATGWNKFKNLTFPLILPFFTINMVLCVKNFLMVFDQIMALTKGGPAQSTESISYLIYQNGMAGGQFGFQSANAVIFFLVIVAISVTQMTVLGHL is encoded by the coding sequence ATGAGCATGAAAAAGATGAATGAGAGAAAACGGACATTTTTGTTGATGACAATACCGGTCGTGGCACTGTTTTTCTGTTTTAATACATTGCCGTTACTCAAAGGCGTGATGTACAGTTTTACGAATTTCAAAGGATTTGGTTCTTATGACTGGGTGGGAGTTCGGAACTATATGGATCTGTTTCAGGATGTAAGAGTGGGAAATTCTTACTGGTTCACCTTTAAGCTGGCAATCGTAACGACAATTGTAGTCAATGTGATCAGTCTGCTGCTGGCAATGGCTCTGAACAGTAAGATCCGTGCCAAGAGCTTTTTCAGGGGAGCTTATTTCCTGCCGAATATTCTGGGAGCGCTGGTAGTCGGTTATATTTTCAACTATTTCTTTACATACATCCTTCCGGCAGTGGGAGAGATGATCGGATGGGAAACGCTTTCTTCGAGTCTGCTTTCCAGTAAGAACCTGGCATGGATCGCTATTGTGATCGTTTGTGCATGGCAGGCGATCGCGATGAATACAATCATCTATATTTCCGGCCTGCAGACCGTACCGGAGGATGTGTATGAAGCAGGCGCAATAGATGGAGCTACCGGATGGAATAAGTTCAAAAACCTGACATTTCCTCTGATTCTTCCGTTTTTTACGATCAATATGGTGCTTTGTGTGAAAAACTTTCTGATGGTCTTTGATCAGATCATGGCACTGACAAAAGGCGGACCTGCACAGAGCACAGAATCCATTTCCTATCTGATCTATCAGAATGGTATGGCAGGAGGACAGTTCGGATTTCAGAGTGCCAATGCGGTTATTTTCTTCCTTGTGATCGTTGCAATTTCAGTGACGCAGATGACAGTATTAGGCCACTTATAA